The Elusimicrobia bacterium HGW-Elusimicrobia-1 genome contains the following window.
TCGTTCATAAGTCTCACGAGATTATTCTCAAGATTCGATGTGTAAAAAAGCACGCCTTCCCTGTATCTCTTCTCTTTTCTCGCTTTAAGATAAGCGTCATAGAGATTGCTGAAATCATATATTCCTTCGAAAATATTTTTGTATGTTTTAGGCATTTTTAAATCCCCGGCTATGGCCCTTTTTTCACCAAGATTGTGTAGCGGCGGGATTGCTATCCGCCTAATACGGCGCATAGCAATGCGCCCGCTACAAAATACTTTTTTAGAAGGGCGCGGAGTTCCATCCGCTCGCGGGCGACACGAAGGCCAACGTTCGTGTTGAAGTTAGTCGGCGTCCAGTTGAAGTTGAGCGTGAAGACGCCGCTCTTCGTGTCGTTGTTCCAGTTGCCACTGCGCAAGGCAACGAACGAACCGGCACCCAAAACGAGTCCCGACCTTTCTTGAGACCGGAGCGGAAAAACCCGGGTTTCGACAAGTTCAAGAACTTGACTACTTGCCGAGGTTTTCCTTCTACTTTTTTTGCCTGCCCTTAATGCGCCGGCATATCGGGCCGAACGTCCGCAAAAAGAAACAAACAGGGTCGGAACTCCCGGATGAATCAGTGTTGGCGTCAAACCCTTGGGTTTGGCCGCTCTCACAAAAAACCCTCCGCGCCCTCTTTCCTTTGACGACGTTATCCGTCAGCTCTTTTTCGTCCAACCCCCTATCAATCTGCCTATCTCGCTCAACTTCTGGCAAAAAATCCCGTAACGGGCTACGTTGATATACCTCAAATCAACGGCCAACCGCACAAGAACCCTGGCTTTTTCCAATTCGACATCCAGCAAAAAAAGCGCGCGCTTTTTGCTGGCGAGTTTGTTCGCGGTGACTATCAAATCGATCATTTTCAAAAACGTGTTTTCTATCTGTTGCGCCAGAACGAATCTCTGCGACTTGGGAAAATTGTTCAGGACGGGAAAAGAATATTTGATAAGGTCGTACATTTTCTGAAAAAGAACCAAATCGCCTATCATTTTTATTACTCCGTTCTTGTCATTGCGAGGTCAAGGGCTTGCCCTTGACCGTGGCAATCTCACAATAAGCGAGATTGCTTCGTTGATGGGCGGGCAAGCCCGCCCCTACGCGCCTCGCAATAGCAGGTATGGGCCAAATCCAAAAGTGTAAACAACACGTTAAAATCTAACACTTTTTATGGACCTCTATTTTTTCCGTGATTTTGCCGTCTTCAAAAATAATTACATTTTCGCCGAGCCGAACCATCCTGCCGACATATTTATCGAGACCCGAGTCGGGAAAACCGCAGGACTTTACCGTCTTGGTTTCACCCGAAGGGGAGTTTTCGGTAATCGTCTTCAACTTAAGGTTCAGGGAAGCGGCAAGGCGTTCGGCCTGCTCCTGAAGCAAATAATGGAAGATGCCCCGTCTTATAAGAACGACGAAACCGGGGTTTTCTTTTTTTTGTTTTTCAAATTCCTCTATCATTTTTTCAGAAATCATAATTTTTCTCCGTTCGGGGGGACAAATCCCCCCGAACCCCCCTTATCCCGCTTTCCCCGTATCCACTCGTCCCGACGTTACGTCGGGACTCGGGATTGTGTGCTCGTTCGGTGCAGTTGCTCCGAACTCCGCGCACAAACAGCAACACCAGATAACAGATACCAGATTCACCGCTCGCGGGCGACACGAAGGCCAACGTCCGCGCTGAAGTTAGCCGGCGCCCAGTTGAAGTAGAGCGTGAAGACGCCGCTCCTCGCGACGCTGCCCCAGCCGCCACCGCGCAAGGCAACGAACGAACCGGCAGTTGTAAACCAGTAGCCATCGTTACCGTGGGCAGCGTTCCCCGTGGCATCGCTCGTCGCCGCGATATTATGGGGGCGCAGCGTCGCCTCAGTTCTCTTCGTCAAAATCCTGTTACCGCTCGTCATACCGGCACAAATGTTATATCCGGTATTGAGCAGTATCTCGTAAAAGCCGCTTGCGGGCGTGCCCGATACTGTAAGCGCCGTAGCGGAATTTCCGGTTATCTGAAAAAATGTTCCGTCGGCGGCATAAAGCCAAAAACCGGACCACTGATTCGTGTTCCAGTTTTTCGTTGAGTCCGTAAACGTATTGGAAGTCCCCGTCCCTTTGCCGCATAACGACGAAACCGGGACGGTCGCTATCATAACATGGGCTATGGAATCCCTTATATGAATACCCGCGCTATGCTCCCAGAGATTGCCGTTCATATCGCAAATGCCTGACGAGGTCTTCGGTATTGACCAGTTGTACGACGTGCCGACTTCGGTGCCCGTATAATCGCAATACCAACCCGCATTAAGTCCTTGTCTGTATGTATCTCTTACCCCGTATTGCGTGCCCGCCGTGTCGGCGTCCTGATCGGACGGCGGCGCGACATTGGCGTTATTGCCTCCGGGCCCTCCGTTTCCTATCATCGCCGCGGCGGTGTCGGCTATTACCGCCCACTCTATGGATGTTATGAGATGAAAATCGGCGCCTCTGTTGGAGGCGGCCTTGCGGGCGTTGACGGATGTTATCCATCCCCACGGCACTTTGTTGTAGACGGAAACGCCGGGCGTCGTGCCGGGGTCTACATTGTCTCCTATCGAACCCATCGAAGAAGTCGTGGCGTCCGGCTGAGATGACTCATACTTGTCCACCCAGAAACCTCCCACGGACGCGCCCCAACTCGACGTAAACTCAGGAACATACACCATCACGGACGAATAATGCGGATACCCCGCAGGAAGTGTCCTGTTTTCCCACGCGGCGGGGGACTCGGGAGTCGCGGCTATCGTTACGACTACTTGCTGCTGCTGGTTCCAGCCATTGGTTATGGCCGTCGGGGCGTCAAATTTCAAACCGAAATACTGTGTCGCTCCGCCGGCGAGTTGGTTTGTCATTACTACCGTATTGGTGCTTAACGTTACCGTAGATGACCCGATAAAATATGACATACGAAACTTGT
Protein-coding sequences here:
- a CDS encoding diversity-generating retroelement protein bAvd family protein encodes the protein MIGDLVLFQKMYDLIKYSFPVLNNFPKSQRFVLAQQIENTFLKMIDLIVTANKLASKKRALFLLDVELEKARVLVRLAVDLRYINVARYGIFCQKLSEIGRLIGGWTKKS